From the Quercus lobata isolate SW786 chromosome 6, ValleyOak3.0 Primary Assembly, whole genome shotgun sequence genome, one window contains:
- the LOC115949848 gene encoding flowering time control protein FCA has translation MFSRRNSPNSQHYLIIVKKDSQNSNTTKQQRRRRPRRRPKALHYTALSLTLQPFNHTTLSLSFSLQFLGFYSKFAKLDRHRADRYSNNNNNNNNNDNNNHNNHYDSQPYRHSRGPSRFSDGPLTNNHNRRSPNNFRGGANHRPFESPPRLSPGSGGADTGPGGFRPAGFRPMGGGGGGGGGGFGSNNYDDNNNNHQQLAPLPLPPPLSGQKRGFSFPGRGGSPEQFDGGSFAKLFVGSVPRTATEEDIRPLFEDHGNVIEVALIKDKRTGQQQGCCFIKYATSDEADRAIRALHNHHTLPGGVGPIQVRYADGERERLGAVEYKLFVGSMNKQATETEVEEIFSKYGRVEDVYLMRDNMKQSRGCGFVKYSHRDMAMAAINALNGIYTMRGCEQPLTVRFADPKRPRPGDSRGGPALGGPGLGPQFQTLGPRPSQNFGDPMGDRIPPNAWHPMSPPNVRPPSNTDFRGFGGQFPPRSRDMALPLNPGGPSSGFGGPPDGSLLGQAVTSSSTSQQSFNQSKPQVPPVSQQMAPFQKPMQSPQHLPPSLQSHPQTPASYSQMQTPLASLQQLGQPQLPHSAGQTPFSQALPSQHLLGLGGQYSVSQPQVQQTASSATTLQAPLDVNLQPHSVSTVTNQQQLPAPVPQQLQHLQQPPSQLAQMLSQQTQTLQASFQSSQQAFSQLQQQLQLMQPSNQQQSSQPNKQQSQWGGIVQQTVASTPATSSAADAPSVKSAAPAVPVINQAMAPVKCNWTEHTSPDGYNYYYNSVTGESRWEKPEELVLFEQKQKLLVQQPQTQSHPQVLSAQQVTQTQQVQLPAHLQPQLHHHQQIQQPNFSSSYQASGVTGHQNVQELGYTQLQAAPGSVSDPARFQQGFQASQEWMWKNKPTGT, from the exons ATGTTCAG CAGAAGAAACTCCCCGAACTCGCAACACTATTTAATAATTGTCAAAAAGGACTCACAAAACTCAAATACCACCAAGCAACAAAGAAGACGAAGACCAAGAAGAAGACCAAAAGCTCTCCACTACACTGCACTCTCTCTCACCCTTCAGCCTTTCAACCAcaccactctctctctctctttctctctccaatttCTAGGTTTTTATTCAAAATTCGCCAAGCTGGATAGACACAGAGCAGACCGTTactccaacaacaacaacaacaacaacaacaacgacaacAATAACCACAACAATCATTACGATTCCCAACCCTATCGTCACTCTAGAGGTCCTTCTCGCTTCTCCGATGGACCTCTAACCAACAACCATAACCGTCGTAGCCCTAATAACTTCCGCGGCGGTGCCAACCACCGCCCTTTCGAGAGTCCTCCTCGCCTCTCCCCCGGCTCCGGCGGTGCCGATACCGGACCCGGGGGATTTCGCCCCGCTGGGTTTAGGCCCATGGGCGGAGGCGGAggcggaggaggaggaggtttCGGGTCTAATAATTATgatgataataacaataatcATCAGCAACTGGCGCCGCTGCCGTTGCCGCCACCCCTTTCCGGACAGAAGCGAGGGTTTTCTTTCCCCGGCCGCGGAGGCTCGCCAG AGCAATTTGATGGCGGTAGTTTTGCCAAACTTTTTGTTGGATCTGTTCCCAGGACGGCCACCGAGGAAGAT ATTCGCCCTCTGTTTGAAGATCATGGAAATGTTATAGAGGTTGCATTGATTAAAGATAAGAGAACAGGACAACAACAAG GCTGTTGTTTTATAAAATATGCGACCTCGGATGAAGCTGATAGGGCAATAAGGGCATTACACAATCATCATACTCTTCCTGGG GGAGTGGGTCCTATACAAGTGAGATATGCTGATGGAGAACGTGAACGCCTTG GTGCGGTTGAGTACAAATTGTTTGTAGGATCAATGAACAAACAAGCCACAGAAACGGAAGTTGAGGAA ATTTTTTCCAAGTATGGCAGAGTAGAAGATGTTTACCTGATGCGTGATAATATGAAGCAGAGTCGTG GATGTGGTTTTGTAAAATACTCTCACAGAGACATGGCAATGGCAGCTATAAATGCTCTTAATGGAATCTATACTATGAGA GGTTGTGAACAACCGTTAACTGTCCGCTTTGCTGATCCTAAGAGGCCTAGACCTGGAGATTCAAG GGGTGGTCCTGCACTTGGAGGTCCGGGTTTAGGTCCTCAATTTCAAACATTAGGGCCTAG ACCTTCACAAAATTTTGGTGACCCTATGGGTGATCGAATTCCACCTAATGCTTGGCATCCAATGAGTCCACCCAATGTAAGGCCACCTTCTAATACCGATTTTCGTGGCTTTGGGGGTCAGTTCCCTCCTAGGTCTCGTGACATGGCATTGCCATTGAATCcg GGTGGTCCTTCAAGTGGCTTTGGTGGCCCTCCCGATGGTTCCCTTTTGGGACAGGCAGTTACATCATCTTCAACATCGCAACAG AGTTTTAACCAGTCTAAACCTCAAGTTCCACCGGTCAGCCAGCAAATGGCACCATTCCAGAAGCCTATGCAGTCACCACAGCACTTGCCACCTTCCCTTCAATCACACCCTCAAACTCCAGCATCATACTCTCAAATGCAAACACCGCTTGCATCACTACAGCAGCTTGGTCAGCCACAGCTCCCTCATTCTGCTGGTCAAACACCCTTCAGTCAAGCACTACCATCACAACATTTACTTGGTTTGGGTGGACAGTATTCTGTTTCTCAGCCTCAGGTTCAGCAGACTGCCTCTTCTGCGACAACACTACAGGCTCCTTTGGATGTTAACTTACAACCTCATTCTGTGTCTACTGTCACAAATCAACAGCAGCTTCCTGCTCCTGTTCCGCAGCAACTTCAACATCTTCAGCAGCCTCCTTCTCAGTTAGCTCAGATGTTGTCACAACAGACACAAACTCTGCAGGCAAGCTTTCAGTCGTCTCAGCAAGCATTCTCCCAATTGCAACAACAGTTACAGCTGATGCAACCATCAAATCAGCAACAGAGTTCTCAGCCTAATAAACAGCAG TCTCAGTGGGGTGGGATTGTACAACAGACAGTGGCCAGCACCCCTGCTACTTCATCAGCTGCTGATGCGCCTTCTGTGAAATCTGCTGCTCCTGCCGTACCAGTAATAAACCAGGCTATGGCTCCTGTAAAATGTAATTGGACAGAGCACACCTCCCCTGATGGATACAACTACTATTATAATAGTGTCACGGGTGAAAGCCGG TGGGAGAAACCTGAAGAGTTGGTGCTGTTTGAAcagaaacaaaaattgttaGTTCAACAGCCTCAAACCCAGTCACACCCCCAAGTTTTATCTGCCCAACAAGTCACACAAACGCAGCAGGTGCAGCTTCCAGCTCATCTTCAACCACaactccaccaccaccagcagATACAGCAGCCTAATTTCTCATCATCG TACCAAGCTTCTGGAGTAACAGGTCACCAAAATGTCCAG GAACTTGGTTATACACAACTACAGGCAGCACCTGGTTCAGTCAGTGATCCTGCACGTTTCCAACAG GGCTTTCAGGCTTCTCAGGAGTGGATGTGGAAGAATAAGCCAACAG GAACTTGA
- the LOC115950078 gene encoding GPN-loop GTPase QQT2-like has translation MDIDSDPNNLNVKSSEEVAAMQMDSSDSSAAQAKGKEKEELAETMDKLNIEGSSSGQAGTSSTNFKRKPVIIIVVGMAGSGKTTFLHRLVCHTQASNIRGYVMNLDPAVMTLPFGANIDIRDTVKYKEVMKQYNLGPNGGILTSLNLFATKFDEVVSVIEKRADQLDYVLVDTPGQIEIFTWSASGAIITEAFASTFPTVVTYVVDTPRSSSPVTFMSNMLYACSILYKTRLPLVLAFNKTDVAQHQFALEWMDDFEAFHVAVSSDSSYTSTLTQSLALVLDEFYKNLRSVGVSAVSGAGIDAFFKAIEASAEEYMETYKADLDKRWAEKQRLEEDRRKENLDKLRKDMEKSGGETVVLSTGLKDKGDRSKTMMDEEDEEIEDDDDDYERFTDDEDAIDEDEDEDEEVSRFSF, from the exons ATGGATATTGATTCTGATCCCAACAATTTGAATGTCAAGTCATCGGAGGAAGTTGCAGCAATGCAAATGGATTCTTCTGACTCATCAGCCGCTCAA GCAAAGGGTAAAGAAAAAGAGGAGCTTGCTGAGACAATGGATAAGCTAAATATTGAGGGATCATCATCTGGGCAGGCTGGGACTTCGTCAACCAACTTCAAGAGAAAACCAGTTATCATCATTGTTGTAGGGATGGCAG GGAGTGGAAAAACAACGTTTCTTCATCGGCTGGTTTGCCACACTCAGGCTTCGAATATTAGGGGTTATGTGATGAACCTTGACCCTGCAGTGATGACACTTCCATTTGGCGCTAACATTGATATAAGGGACACTGTGAAGTATAAGGAAGTGATGAAGCAGTACAATCTAGGACCTAATGGTGGAATTTTGACATCACTTAACTTGTTTgctacaaagtttgatgag GTTGTTTCTGTTATCGAGAAGCGAGCAGATCAGCTTGATTATGTTCTAGTGGATACTCCTGGACAAATTGAAATATTTACTTGGTCTGCTTCTGGTGCTATTATTACAGAAGCTTTTGCTTCAACCTTCCCTACTGTTGTCACTTATGTAGTTGATACGCCTCGTTCCTCAAGTCCAGTTACTTTCATGAGCAATATGTTATATGCTTGTAGTATACTTTACAAGACAAGGTTGCCTCTTGTGCTGGCATTCAACAAgactgatgtggctcaacatCAATTTGCCTTGGAG TGGATGGATGACTTTGAGGCCTTTCACGTAGCAGTAAGTTCAGACAGCTCATACACATCAACTCTAACTCAGAGCCTTGCCCTTGTGCTGGATGAGTTCTACAAGAATTTACGGTCAGTTGGTGTGTCTGCTGTTTCTGGTGCTGGAATAGACGCCTTCTTCAAGGCCATTGAAGCAAGTGCCGAGGAGTACATGGAAACTTATAA GGCTGATCTTGACAAGAGATGGGCAGAGAAGCAACGTTTGGAGGAAGATCGCAGGAAGGAGAACTTGGATAAATTGAGGAAGGATATGGAGAAATCTGGGGGAGAAACTGTTGTCTTGAGCACTGGTCTGAAGGACAAAGGAGATAGGAGTAAAACCATGATggatgaggaagatgaagaaatagaagatgatgatgatgattatgagAGATTTActgatgatgaagatgctatagatgaggatgaggatgaagatgaagaagttTCCAGATTCTCCTTTTAG